From the Cohaesibacter sp. ES.047 genome, one window contains:
- a CDS encoding 23S rRNA (adenine(2030)-N(6))-methyltransferase RlmJ: MLQGCFASMNYRHIYHAGNFADCLKHIVLTRILIHLGKKDKPFFCLDSHAGTGLYDISGDQAQKTGEWQQGIARLMAERDKGLPPVLKEICDPYFDLIDQLNPDGHITTYPGSPKLIAMMSRPQDRAFFIEKHPDDADELAIHCGRDRRLHVRQDDGWVALRSDLPPKERRGVVLIDPPYEQENEYERLIAEFLKGYKRWSTGIYCLWYPIKARRTVDRAAEALQEAGIANSLRAELVIQKLDTAKRLNGTGLFIINPPYTLHDELEQLLPFLARTLGETAHRSYLEWICPPA, from the coding sequence ATGCTTCAAGGCTGTTTCGCTTCCATGAACTACCGCCATATCTATCACGCCGGAAATTTTGCCGACTGCCTCAAGCATATCGTCCTGACGCGCATCCTCATACATCTGGGCAAAAAGGATAAGCCCTTCTTCTGCCTCGACAGCCATGCGGGCACTGGTCTTTACGATATCTCGGGTGATCAAGCGCAAAAAACCGGAGAATGGCAGCAGGGCATAGCGCGCCTCATGGCTGAACGGGACAAGGGCCTCCCACCCGTCCTCAAAGAGATTTGCGACCCTTATTTCGATCTCATAGACCAGCTCAATCCAGATGGGCACATCACCACCTACCCCGGCTCGCCCAAACTGATCGCCATGATGAGCCGACCGCAGGACCGGGCTTTTTTCATCGAAAAACACCCCGATGACGCCGATGAGCTTGCCATCCATTGCGGCCGTGACCGGCGACTGCATGTCCGGCAGGATGATGGTTGGGTGGCCTTGCGGTCCGATCTGCCCCCCAAGGAACGCCGCGGTGTCGTGCTGATCGACCCGCCCTATGAGCAAGAGAACGAGTATGAACGGCTGATCGCGGAGTTCCTGAAGGGATACAAGCGCTGGTCAACAGGCATCTATTGTCTGTGGTATCCCATCAAGGCCCGGCGCACCGTCGACCGCGCGGCAGAGGCGTTGCAAGAGGCAGGCATCGCCAACAGCCTCAGAGCCGAGCTTGTCATTCAGAAGCTCGACACCGCCAAACGCCTCAATGGAACGGGACTGTTCATCATCAACCCGCCTTACACGCTGCATGACGAACTGGAACAATTATTGCCTTTCCTCGCCCGCACGTTGGGAGAGACCGCCCATCGGTCTTATCTCGAGTGGATTTGCCCGCCCGCCTGA